In Halomarina salina, one DNA window encodes the following:
- a CDS encoding alpha/beta fold hydrolase: MRTHTIEGGDGVGLHVAEAGPTDAPPVLLLHGYSQSHRSWSEQFDSSLADEFRLVGMDSRGHGESEKPHEAYDETESWADDVRAVVESLGLDDVVIVGWSYAGLVTLDYLSVYGTDRVAGVNLVGAVSAIGTEAATALLGETYVGLMGGMTSTDAEESVEALGSFVRLCRHDEIPVDEFYRTLGFTVATPPRVRDALRARTLDHRDVLSSLDVPVLLTHGVEDRVVDVDIVDQHAELVEDVRVSRYPQTGHSPFVESPERFDEELREFVHACRR, from the coding sequence ATGCGGACCCATACCATCGAGGGTGGCGACGGTGTCGGACTCCACGTCGCCGAAGCGGGGCCGACCGACGCGCCACCGGTGCTGTTGCTCCACGGCTACTCACAGAGCCACCGGTCGTGGAGCGAACAGTTCGACTCCTCGCTCGCCGACGAGTTCCGACTGGTCGGGATGGACAGTCGAGGCCACGGCGAGTCCGAGAAACCCCACGAGGCGTACGACGAGACTGAGTCGTGGGCAGACGACGTGCGAGCGGTCGTGGAGTCGCTCGGACTCGACGACGTCGTCATCGTGGGGTGGTCGTACGCCGGCCTGGTCACCCTCGACTACCTCTCGGTGTACGGCACCGACCGCGTCGCCGGAGTGAACCTCGTCGGCGCGGTGTCGGCCATCGGAACGGAGGCCGCGACGGCACTGCTCGGGGAGACGTACGTCGGCCTCATGGGCGGGATGACGTCGACGGACGCCGAGGAGTCCGTCGAGGCGCTCGGGTCGTTCGTCCGCCTCTGTCGCCACGACGAGATACCGGTCGACGAGTTCTACCGGACCCTGGGGTTCACTGTCGCCACCCCACCTCGCGTGCGCGACGCGCTTCGCGCGCGCACGCTCGACCATCGCGACGTCCTGTCGTCGCTGGACGTTCCCGTCCTCCTCACCCACGGTGTGGAGGACCGGGTTGTGGACGTCGACATCGTCGACCAGCACGCCGAACTCGTCGAGGACGTTCGGGTCTCGCGGTACCCCCAGACCGGTCACTCCCCCTTCGTCGAGAGCCCCGAACGTTTCGACGAGGAACTCCGCGAGTTCGTCCACGCGTGTCGTCGCTGA